Proteins from a genomic interval of Bradyrhizobium sp. CCGB01:
- a CDS encoding carbohydrate porin codes for MKRVLIIGSVTTSLAWTYAAAGDLLPAGSAARGSYPWTGFYVGGHFGYGDANFGPGAHPLPEQGVILPHSATGLSGGYQLGYNRQLTNRVVLGIEADATFTSPVDGPAAVRAPTAFNATIDYVGTVRGRVGYAYDRFMPFVTGGVAWGHTHINVNDADGVSELFPVGKYQTGWTAGLGLEYAVSGNWTAKAEYDYIALSRRTYDLSGFGPGNVDVEPRVHLFKLGLNYQFGDKPWVAPIKPKLPESSDWNVHAQTTVLPQGYGPIHSPYASPQSLPGSGQFQATWTTTAFLGARLWDGGEFYFNPELAQGFGLNGTLGLAGFSNGEAQKAGAPFPKIRAQRYYLKQTFGFGGEQEELPDAPNQLAGKRDIDRVTLIVGRFAVGDFFDGNSYAKDPRTDFMNWAMWSSGAYDFPADLPGYSRGAVVELNRKDWAVRGGLFQVPDAPNSDTLVYKTGGAVVEFEERHSIFEQPGKLRVGVFANGGNTANYREVVALAAANPALDINDIATATQRQRSKYGFYVNLEQQIAGDVGLFARASWNDGQNQILSFTDIDRSLSGGLSIKGSRWGRPDDTVGIGGAINGLSAGHRDFLAAGGVGLLIGDGRLNYNNERILEAYYAYSVIKNVTLTADYQLVVNPAYNGDRGPVSIFSGRVHAEF; via the coding sequence ATGAAACGAGTGCTTATCATTGGGAGCGTGACAACGAGCCTTGCCTGGACCTACGCCGCAGCCGGTGATTTGCTTCCCGCCGGTTCGGCCGCGAGGGGATCGTATCCGTGGACAGGCTTCTATGTCGGCGGTCATTTCGGCTACGGCGATGCGAACTTTGGGCCCGGCGCCCATCCCCTACCCGAGCAAGGCGTCATCCTGCCGCACAGCGCCACGGGGCTGAGCGGCGGTTATCAGCTCGGCTACAATCGCCAACTCACAAATCGCGTCGTGCTCGGCATCGAGGCCGATGCGACATTCACGAGCCCGGTTGACGGCCCTGCGGCCGTGCGCGCCCCTACTGCCTTCAACGCAACGATTGACTACGTTGGGACCGTGCGCGGCCGCGTCGGTTATGCCTATGACCGGTTCATGCCCTTCGTCACCGGCGGCGTCGCGTGGGGCCACACACACATCAACGTCAACGATGCCGATGGAGTCTCGGAGCTGTTTCCGGTCGGAAAGTACCAGACCGGATGGACCGCGGGCCTCGGTCTCGAATACGCCGTCAGCGGCAACTGGACCGCGAAGGCCGAGTACGACTATATCGCGCTGTCGCGCAGGACCTACGATCTCAGCGGGTTTGGCCCCGGCAACGTCGATGTCGAGCCGCGCGTTCACCTGTTCAAGCTCGGCCTGAATTACCAGTTTGGCGACAAGCCCTGGGTAGCGCCGATCAAGCCTAAACTGCCGGAATCCAGCGACTGGAACGTCCACGCCCAGACGACCGTGCTGCCGCAAGGTTACGGGCCGATCCATTCGCCCTATGCCAGCCCGCAGAGCCTTCCCGGCAGCGGCCAGTTCCAGGCAACATGGACGACAACGGCGTTCCTGGGCGCCCGGCTCTGGGACGGCGGCGAATTCTATTTCAACCCCGAACTGGCGCAGGGTTTTGGCCTCAACGGCACGCTCGGCCTTGCCGGCTTCTCCAACGGCGAAGCCCAGAAGGCCGGCGCGCCGTTCCCGAAGATCCGCGCGCAGCGCTACTATCTCAAGCAGACCTTTGGTTTCGGCGGCGAGCAGGAAGAGCTGCCGGACGCTCCGAACCAGCTGGCCGGCAAGCGCGACATCGACCGTGTCACGCTGATCGTCGGCCGCTTCGCCGTCGGCGATTTCTTCGACGGCAATTCCTACGCCAAGGACCCGCGCACCGACTTCATGAATTGGGCGATGTGGTCGTCGGGGGCCTATGATTTCCCCGCCGATCTGCCCGGTTATTCGCGCGGCGCCGTGGTCGAGCTCAATCGCAAGGATTGGGCCGTGCGCGGCGGACTGTTCCAGGTCCCCGATGCGCCCAACAGCGATACACTGGTCTACAAGACGGGCGGCGCGGTCGTCGAATTCGAAGAGCGCCATTCGATCTTCGAGCAGCCCGGCAAGCTGCGCGTCGGCGTCTTCGCCAACGGCGGCAACACCGCAAATTATCGCGAAGTCGTCGCGCTGGCTGCTGCCAATCCCGCGCTCGACATCAACGACATCGCCACAGCAACCCAGCGCCAACGCTCCAAATACGGCTTCTACGTCAATCTCGAGCAGCAGATCGCTGGCGACGTCGGACTGTTCGCCCGCGCGAGTTGGAACGACGGCCAGAACCAGATTCTGTCATTCACCGACATTGACCGCAGTCTCTCCGGCGGCCTCTCGATCAAGGGCAGCCGCTGGGGACGGCCGGACGATACGGTCGGCATCGGCGGCGCCATCAACGGCCTGTCGGCCGGGCATCGCGATTTCCTCGCAGCCGGCGGCGTCGGCCTCCTGATCGGCGATGGTCGGCTGAACTACAACAATGAGCGAATCCTGGAGGCTTACTACGCCTACTCGGTGATCAAGAACGTCACGCTGACCGCCGACTATCAACTCGTCGTCAATCCCGCCTACAACGGCGACCGCGGCCCGGTCTCGATCTTTTCGGGCCGCGTCCATGCAGAATTTTGA
- a CDS encoding metal-sensing transcriptional repressor yields MPDHVHESIARRLKRANGHLETIIEMIEQERPCAQIAQQLQAVEGAIESAKKMLIHDHLGHSLERSLGTTGAKNRALLKEFSLIAKYL; encoded by the coding sequence ATGCCAGATCATGTACACGAGTCCATCGCGCGCCGGCTGAAACGAGCGAACGGCCATCTCGAGACGATCATCGAAATGATAGAGCAGGAGCGCCCGTGCGCTCAGATCGCACAGCAATTGCAGGCTGTTGAAGGAGCCATCGAAAGCGCCAAGAAGATGCTCATTCATGACCATCTTGGTCATAGTCTCGAACGGTCGTTGGGCACGACTGGCGCGAAAAACAGGGCGCTGCTCAAGGAATTCAGTTTGATAGCGAAGTACCTTTGA
- a CDS encoding site-2 protease family protein yields the protein MRPAVRSYSRKGAIGSSSLRVPIWVADAMWHALPLAAGGYGTLVAHELAHLCAARGSATMAVTIGLGPAIAEFTDLSGTVWAFKLLPLRSACGFFDGPHPQTRLSRTDAKPRATFRSLPLGKRAVILVAGPLSNAALACILIFATYAPDADFTLVRLGKAGSGITYLICSPLVAIALFNFLPIPPLDGGRLAIPAFEAFTGNPIETESEKRLFRLGVVLLSVMTFFGALLFLATPSLVFE from the coding sequence ATGAGACCGGCCGTCCGCTCATATTCGCGAAAGGGCGCTATTGGCAGCTCCAGCCTGAGGGTCCCAATTTGGGTCGCTGATGCCATGTGGCATGCCCTCCCCCTCGCTGCTGGTGGATATGGCACACTCGTGGCTCACGAGCTCGCCCACCTCTGCGCCGCTCGCGGCTCGGCCACAATGGCGGTGACCATCGGATTGGGGCCAGCAATCGCCGAATTTACTGATCTCTCGGGTACGGTCTGGGCATTCAAGCTTCTGCCCCTTCGATCTGCTTGCGGCTTTTTCGATGGGCCCCATCCTCAGACGAGGCTATCCCGCACAGACGCAAAGCCGCGTGCGACGTTTCGGAGTTTGCCTCTCGGAAAGCGCGCGGTCATCCTTGTTGCCGGCCCACTCTCCAATGCTGCATTGGCCTGCATCTTGATATTTGCGACCTATGCCCCGGATGCCGATTTCACTCTTGTGCGCCTCGGTAAGGCCGGTAGCGGCATCACCTACTTGATCTGCTCGCCTTTGGTGGCCATCGCACTGTTCAACTTCCTTCCCATTCCTCCTCTCGATGGCGGCCGCTTGGCCATTCCTGCGTTCGAGGCCTTCACCGGAAACCCGATCGAGACTGAGAGCGAGAAGCGCCTGTTCAGATTGGGTGTCGTCCTGTTGTCCGTGATGACGTTCTTCGGCGCCCTTCTCTTTCTTGCCACACCGTCATTGGTTTTCGAATAG
- a CDS encoding flavin reductase family protein, giving the protein MTFDNREFRDALGQFPTGVIIVTATTDEGEQLGMTMSSFNSVSMDPPLVVFSIHLGAASLAKWRTCRRYAINVLSEGQEDLSNQFARARSGKWDGVRSINGQFDTPLLPGVLVALECEQYARHDGGDHELFISRVLAIHKAPHETGRPLIFAKGRYWQLQPEGPNLGR; this is encoded by the coding sequence ATGACTTTCGACAACAGAGAATTCCGTGACGCGCTTGGCCAGTTCCCAACTGGGGTCATCATTGTTACTGCGACGACCGATGAGGGCGAGCAATTGGGCATGACTATGAGCTCGTTCAACTCGGTGTCGATGGATCCTCCCCTTGTCGTGTTCAGCATCCATCTGGGCGCCGCTAGTCTTGCGAAGTGGCGAACGTGCCGCAGGTACGCAATCAACGTCCTCAGCGAAGGCCAGGAAGATCTCTCAAATCAGTTTGCCCGCGCCAGGAGCGGCAAGTGGGACGGTGTCCGCTCGATCAATGGCCAGTTCGACACTCCGCTCCTTCCCGGCGTGCTGGTGGCCTTGGAATGCGAGCAGTACGCGCGCCACGATGGGGGTGACCACGAGCTCTTCATCTCGCGGGTTCTGGCGATTCATAAAGCCCCGCATGAGACCGGCCGTCCGCTCATATTCGCGAAAGGGCGCTATTGGCAGCTCCAGCCTGAGGGTCCCAATTTGGGTCGCTGA
- a CDS encoding 4-hydroxyphenylacetate 3-hydroxylase family protein, with the protein MLRTGANYLRSLKDGRKIYLGGHLVDDVTTHPAFRNSAQSFARLFDLKCDPQHSGRLSFTEDGQRHSFYFKQPRSREDLEFRMAGHKAWADASYGLFGRSPDHVGSFITGMTCRPEVFDVTNHGFRQHLLDYYTYVRDNDLYVSYATHPPQGARNYSSDASSTFFKSPALHVSATDNDGITLHGMKTLATGGAFCDEIWIGNLTPLAPDRIKEAVTCAVPANAPGLSLWSRRSMEQAAPNAFDYPLSSRFDESDCMLVCDSVKVPWSRVFTIGNVDLSRAIYMETGGHYFGNHQSNVRFWAKLQLILGLANKIAKSAGVRGIPAVQETLGRLAAMEATIAGLIAGQIADHQAVGDGYVVVNQRYMYAALSWCQDNYGLICATVRELMGGAIFQMPADISIVENGQMNALFETYWSTEHESALDRMKLYKLAWDLLASEFGARHVQYENFYAGPPFLVRAHSMRLAPWSSLDQTVDKLMASYDLPSRGTPTRTVSEQLEAVTPAK; encoded by the coding sequence ATGCTCAGGACCGGCGCCAATTATCTTCGATCTCTCAAGGACGGACGCAAGATCTACCTCGGCGGCCATCTCGTCGATGACGTGACAACCCATCCAGCCTTTCGCAATTCGGCCCAGAGCTTCGCGCGGCTGTTCGATCTCAAGTGCGATCCGCAGCACTCCGGCCGGCTCTCCTTTACAGAGGACGGCCAGCGCCACAGTTTCTATTTCAAGCAGCCGCGCAGCCGTGAAGACCTCGAATTCCGCATGGCCGGGCACAAAGCCTGGGCCGACGCCAGCTACGGGCTGTTTGGCCGGTCGCCCGACCATGTCGGGTCCTTCATCACCGGCATGACCTGCCGACCCGAAGTGTTCGATGTCACGAACCACGGCTTCAGGCAGCATCTCCTCGACTACTACACCTATGTCCGGGATAACGACCTCTACGTCAGCTACGCGACGCACCCTCCGCAGGGAGCACGCAACTACTCGTCCGACGCGAGTTCAACGTTCTTCAAATCACCGGCGCTTCATGTTTCGGCCACGGACAATGATGGGATCACCCTCCACGGAATGAAGACGCTCGCGACCGGGGGCGCATTTTGCGACGAGATCTGGATCGGGAACCTCACTCCCCTGGCACCGGACCGTATCAAGGAAGCCGTGACCTGCGCCGTACCTGCAAACGCGCCGGGGCTTTCGCTTTGGTCGAGACGCTCGATGGAGCAGGCCGCCCCGAACGCGTTCGACTACCCCCTCTCCTCTCGCTTCGACGAAAGCGATTGCATGCTCGTCTGTGACAGCGTGAAGGTCCCGTGGTCACGTGTTTTCACGATCGGGAACGTCGATCTCAGCCGCGCAATCTACATGGAAACAGGCGGCCACTACTTCGGAAACCATCAATCCAACGTTCGTTTCTGGGCAAAGCTTCAGCTGATCCTCGGGCTCGCGAACAAGATTGCGAAGTCGGCCGGCGTCCGTGGAATTCCGGCGGTTCAGGAGACACTCGGACGGCTTGCCGCCATGGAAGCCACCATTGCCGGCCTGATTGCTGGTCAAATCGCCGATCATCAGGCTGTCGGCGACGGCTATGTCGTCGTCAATCAGCGTTACATGTATGCGGCACTGAGCTGGTGCCAGGACAATTATGGGCTGATATGCGCGACCGTGAGGGAGCTGATGGGTGGCGCAATCTTTCAGATGCCGGCCGACATCTCAATCGTTGAAAACGGCCAGATGAACGCTCTCTTCGAGACCTATTGGTCGACCGAGCACGAGAGCGCTCTCGACCGGATGAAGCTCTACAAGCTGGCCTGGGACCTGCTGGCGTCGGAGTTTGGCGCCCGGCACGTCCAATATGAGAACTTTTATGCCGGGCCTCCATTCCTCGTTCGAGCCCATAGCATGAGGCTCGCGCCCTGGTCCTCCCTCGATCAGACCGTCGACAAGCTGATGGCAAGCTACGACCTCCCTTCGCGCGGCACGCCAACTCGCACCGTCTCCGAGCAATTAGAGGCAGTCACGCCCGCCAAATGA
- a CDS encoding MarR family winged helix-turn-helix transcriptional regulator, with protein MTKSKERMTKAKPAAARPRAPQLPPTISRTALMVDGTDMLVRRITHQHFVLSGLLETVRSGFASLIGLSSFQYVLMQAVGRLSDQQQWTVRSIAREMHMTDAYASVEIADLVEKGYLAKIVNPDDRRVSFLELTDKGVASLSAIAPIQQMVNDALYGHLDSNSALTYSNELSVLISRAESAISVLNEVAADQREAALRQTSKRRRRPAR; from the coding sequence ATGACAAAGTCCAAGGAGCGCATGACGAAAGCCAAGCCCGCTGCGGCCCGGCCTCGCGCTCCTCAACTCCCGCCGACGATTTCCCGCACCGCCCTCATGGTCGACGGGACCGACATGCTGGTGCGCAGGATTACCCACCAGCATTTCGTGCTTTCGGGCCTGCTCGAGACTGTTCGGAGCGGATTTGCCTCCCTGATCGGGCTTTCGTCCTTTCAATATGTGCTCATGCAGGCGGTTGGGCGCCTTTCAGACCAGCAGCAATGGACCGTCCGGTCGATAGCGCGCGAAATGCACATGACCGACGCTTATGCGAGTGTCGAGATCGCCGACCTCGTCGAGAAGGGTTACCTCGCCAAGATCGTCAATCCCGACGACCGGCGCGTCAGCTTTCTTGAATTGACCGACAAGGGCGTCGCCTCGCTGTCGGCAATTGCTCCCATACAGCAGATGGTCAATGACGCACTTTACGGCCATCTCGATAGCAACAGTGCCCTCACCTACTCCAATGAACTGAGCGTCTTGATATCCCGTGCCGAGAGCGCGATCTCCGTGCTGAACGAGGTCGCTGCGGACCAACGCGAGGCCGCGCTGCGACAGACGTCCAAGCGTCGCAGGCGGCCTGCGCGATAG
- a CDS encoding isochorismatase family protein, producing the protein MRPWDGIITDEDRRAYDAAGFGRAAGIGRRPALLIIDVQYRTTGSIPMPFWQAVEEYPTSCGDVAWQAVGHIGRMLELFRRKRWPVLFPHVAPKVRQDGGRLAAKVPAIMTIPPVGYQFVREVAPVDGDILIPKKHPSAFFGTTLASHLIDLKVDSLVMTGCTTSGCVRASVVDAFSYNFHVAVPQECVYDRSPIAHGVNLFDMSQKYADVLPTDELLHSLAKMTEHDNVE; encoded by the coding sequence GTGCGACCATGGGACGGCATCATCACCGACGAGGATCGACGCGCATACGATGCAGCCGGCTTTGGCCGCGCAGCAGGCATTGGGCGTAGACCCGCGCTTTTGATCATCGATGTGCAGTATCGAACGACCGGCTCGATCCCAATGCCCTTTTGGCAAGCGGTCGAAGAGTATCCAACGTCATGCGGCGACGTCGCATGGCAGGCTGTTGGGCATATCGGCAGGATGCTCGAACTATTCAGGAGGAAACGCTGGCCTGTCCTCTTCCCCCATGTCGCGCCGAAGGTTCGGCAGGACGGCGGCCGGCTCGCAGCAAAAGTCCCTGCGATCATGACGATCCCGCCGGTCGGGTATCAATTTGTACGTGAGGTCGCCCCGGTCGACGGCGACATCTTGATTCCGAAGAAACATCCGAGCGCTTTCTTTGGCACCACCCTCGCCAGTCACCTCATAGACCTCAAGGTCGATAGTCTCGTTATGACCGGATGCACGACGTCAGGCTGTGTGCGCGCGAGCGTGGTCGACGCGTTCTCCTACAATTTCCACGTCGCCGTGCCACAGGAGTGCGTTTACGACCGCAGTCCGATCGCTCACGGCGTGAACCTGTTCGATATGTCCCAGAAATACGCCGACGTTCTTCCCACCGATGAATTGCTTCACAGCCTTGCCAAGATGACGGAGCACGACAATGTCGAATGA
- a CDS encoding polysaccharide deacetylase family protein, producing MAKFDTKMNRYPFVPITQRPTYEWPDGKRLAVYFALNIEAFEFGRNPGPDFTTMPAAPFHRGYAYRDFGNRVGVWRLLDLFQEFEIPLSVLANTAVYDAYPALMAAFRQRGDELVGHGRTNSERQIDMTEDEERDMLKEVRQRFEKEEGVAPQGWLGPFISQSTKTPELLVEQGFGYMLDWFYDEQPQLFRTDLGPILSVPYPSMELNDLPAVFNRRVSDAEFADLLIDAFEQQLQDSEKYPLVFSAALHTFVMGQPHRTRELRRALAHIASHRDRVWITTAGKIAAHARSLPQGTLVSPDIAGAGSSTAQTAHRAPDV from the coding sequence ATGGCCAAGTTTGACACCAAGATGAACCGGTATCCGTTCGTGCCCATTACGCAGCGGCCGACCTACGAATGGCCGGACGGCAAGCGTCTTGCCGTCTATTTTGCGCTGAACATCGAGGCCTTCGAGTTCGGGCGGAATCCGGGACCGGATTTCACGACGATGCCGGCCGCTCCGTTTCATCGGGGTTATGCGTACCGGGATTTCGGAAATCGGGTCGGTGTCTGGCGCCTGCTCGATCTCTTCCAGGAGTTCGAAATTCCGCTTTCTGTGCTCGCCAATACCGCTGTCTACGATGCTTATCCCGCACTCATGGCCGCGTTCCGGCAACGTGGCGACGAACTCGTCGGTCACGGCCGCACCAATTCGGAGCGGCAGATCGATATGACCGAAGACGAGGAACGCGACATGCTGAAGGAGGTCCGGCAGCGCTTCGAAAAGGAGGAGGGGGTGGCCCCGCAAGGCTGGCTCGGCCCCTTCATCTCACAGAGCACGAAAACGCCCGAACTCCTGGTCGAGCAAGGCTTCGGCTACATGCTCGACTGGTTCTACGACGAGCAACCCCAGCTGTTCCGGACAGATCTCGGTCCAATTCTCAGCGTGCCGTACCCGTCGATGGAGTTGAACGATCTGCCGGCGGTCTTCAACCGGCGGGTCAGCGACGCCGAATTTGCCGACCTGCTGATCGATGCATTCGAACAGCAATTGCAGGACTCCGAGAAATATCCGCTCGTCTTCTCGGCTGCGCTCCATACCTTCGTCATGGGACAACCGCACCGGACACGAGAGTTGCGGCGCGCGCTCGCGCATATCGCGTCTCACCGCGACAGGGTGTGGATCACGACGGCCGGCAAGATTGCGGCGCATGCCCGCTCGCTGCCTCAGGGGACGCTGGTCAGCCCCGATATCGCAGGAGCCGGTAGTTCGACAGCGCAGACTGCACATCGTGCGCCCGATGTCTGA
- a CDS encoding branched-chain amino acid ABC transporter permease — MIAQQFVNGLMLGGVYVMIAVAFTLAIGVLNFLNFSIPGIFMIAGMVSWAALRSGQHWLFAFGLALCASAIVGLAVYLLTYRPSSDSDPEVPLVSSLGFLVLLENLVVLWLGSDQQSFPALIADFNFRAGSIVVGGAQVLSLVLSLSFVVALSLSLRFTNLGRQVRAIAESRRTASMLGVNVGAVVPRVFVLSAVFTGIGGILFAISYLQVSSTMGENIGFKGISAMIIGGMGNIWGAVAGGLLIGLVEILSTQFLGADFVNIGVYGLLLALLVAKPEGLFGKAAAREKL; from the coding sequence ATGATTGCCCAGCAATTCGTTAACGGCCTCATGCTTGGCGGCGTTTATGTGATGATTGCTGTCGCCTTTACGCTGGCGATCGGCGTCCTCAACTTCCTCAATTTTTCCATTCCGGGCATCTTCATGATCGCGGGAATGGTCTCGTGGGCGGCGCTGAGGAGCGGCCAGCACTGGCTGTTCGCATTTGGGCTGGCGCTGTGCGCGAGCGCGATCGTGGGTCTGGCGGTCTATCTGCTGACCTATCGACCGAGCAGCGACAGTGACCCGGAGGTCCCGCTCGTCAGTTCACTCGGATTCCTGGTTCTTCTTGAGAACCTTGTGGTCCTTTGGCTGGGGTCGGATCAACAGTCGTTTCCTGCCCTCATTGCCGACTTCAACTTCAGAGCCGGCTCAATCGTCGTTGGCGGAGCTCAAGTGCTGAGCCTTGTCCTCTCGCTCAGTTTCGTTGTCGCCCTTTCCCTGTCGCTGCGCTTCACGAATCTCGGTCGGCAGGTGAGGGCGATCGCCGAAAGCCGGCGCACGGCATCGATGCTTGGCGTGAACGTCGGCGCCGTGGTCCCAAGGGTGTTCGTGCTGAGCGCAGTCTTCACCGGGATCGGCGGCATTCTCTTTGCGATCAGCTACCTCCAGGTCTCCTCGACGATGGGCGAGAATATCGGTTTCAAGGGCATCAGCGCGATGATCATCGGCGGCATGGGCAATATCTGGGGTGCGGTTGCAGGAGGCCTTCTGATCGGCCTGGTCGAGATCCTGTCGACGCAATTCCTGGGCGCCGACTTCGTCAATATCGGTGTCTACGGCTTGTTGCTCGCGTTGCTCGTCGCCAAGCCCGAAGGGCTTTTTGGCAAGGCTGCAGCCAGGGAGAAGCTCTGA
- a CDS encoding branched-chain amino acid ABC transporter permease, with protein sequence MSGYQTGLIVLLALNTIAAYGVYLPMAAGQLNLGIAGFMAIGAYAAAYLTNECGWPALAAVGAGGGAAAILAFAVAAPILRTQGIYLSLATFALGQVISAIFLNLEVVGGAAGYPVSMHIGAYLVVAAAAAIVLLVCLVSTTRVTIYFAAVKNDPLVADLLGLNVKALGISALTAGAGIAGVGGGLYAHYFNYIEAQYFGVMLSTYTVLYVLLGGTQSVFGPLIGAAIFTFLPEALRSSSQWRYAIFALFIIIFMALRPQGLITRGLSRRRVQAEAQGGTTAS encoded by the coding sequence ATGTCGGGTTATCAGACCGGCCTGATTGTGCTGCTCGCCCTCAACACCATTGCCGCTTACGGCGTCTACCTTCCGATGGCGGCCGGGCAGCTGAATCTCGGAATCGCCGGGTTCATGGCGATCGGCGCCTATGCCGCGGCATATTTGACCAATGAATGTGGATGGCCGGCGCTGGCTGCTGTCGGGGCCGGCGGGGGGGCAGCGGCGATCCTGGCTTTCGCCGTTGCCGCGCCAATACTCAGAACCCAAGGCATCTACCTGTCCCTTGCAACGTTTGCATTGGGGCAGGTGATCTCTGCGATCTTCCTCAATCTCGAGGTCGTCGGCGGCGCCGCGGGCTATCCCGTCTCTATGCACATCGGCGCATACCTCGTCGTCGCAGCTGCTGCCGCGATCGTTCTACTTGTATGCCTGGTGTCCACGACACGGGTAACCATCTACTTCGCGGCCGTCAAAAACGATCCTCTGGTCGCGGACCTCCTGGGGCTGAACGTAAAAGCTCTCGGCATCTCCGCGCTGACGGCAGGTGCAGGTATTGCCGGCGTCGGCGGAGGGCTCTATGCGCATTATTTCAACTATATCGAGGCCCAGTATTTCGGGGTGATGCTGAGCACGTACACGGTACTGTACGTGCTGCTCGGAGGCACACAATCGGTTTTCGGACCGCTCATCGGGGCCGCGATCTTCACGTTTTTGCCGGAAGCGCTAAGATCGAGCTCCCAGTGGCGATACGCCATTTTCGCACTCTTCATCATCATCTTCATGGCCCTGCGTCCGCAGGGGCTGATCACGCGCGGCCTGTCGCGTCGTCGCGTGCAGGCTGAGGCACAAGGCGGAACGACTGCATCATGA
- a CDS encoding ABC transporter ATP-binding protein has protein sequence MTDFLSIQNLSKSFGGLEVVRDLTFDVPERSATALIGPNGAGKTTVFNLISGVYPVTSGSIRFRDEDIVGLSSRYRIRRGIARSFQNIRLIPRLSVVDNLLIGQHATLKRSLDVLRPFRLVRDHEWIRAAKNELAAFGLREYADEPVGLLPYGVRKRVDLIRATLSSPSVLMLDEPAAGLNASETRKLHGHLEILKQRGTTLLVIEHDMHFIRSICEKIVVLNFGCKIAEGSFDQVRTDAQVREAYLGVEQAA, from the coding sequence ATGACCGACTTCCTTTCCATCCAAAATCTGTCGAAATCGTTCGGGGGGCTCGAAGTCGTGCGCGACCTTACGTTTGACGTGCCGGAACGATCCGCCACTGCATTGATCGGTCCCAACGGCGCTGGAAAGACGACGGTGTTCAACCTCATCAGCGGCGTGTACCCGGTCACCTCCGGAAGCATCCGGTTTCGAGACGAAGATATCGTCGGTCTGTCGTCTCGATATCGCATCAGACGCGGGATTGCGCGGAGCTTTCAGAATATCCGCCTGATACCGCGCCTGTCGGTGGTCGATAATCTGCTCATCGGGCAGCACGCCACGTTAAAGCGGTCTCTCGACGTGCTGCGTCCATTTCGGCTCGTTCGCGATCATGAGTGGATACGGGCTGCCAAGAACGAACTGGCCGCGTTTGGTCTGCGCGAGTACGCCGACGAACCGGTGGGATTGCTTCCCTATGGGGTTCGCAAGCGTGTGGATTTGATCCGCGCGACATTGTCATCGCCATCGGTTCTCATGCTGGACGAGCCAGCGGCGGGGTTGAATGCATCGGAAACACGCAAGCTGCACGGTCACCTTGAAATCCTGAAGCAGCGAGGGACCACGCTCTTGGTGATCGAGCACGACATGCATTTCATCCGTTCGATCTGTGAGAAAATCGTCGTTCTGAACTTCGGCTGCAAAATCGCCGAAGGTTCATTCGATCAAGTCAGAACAGATGCGCAGGTTCGTGAGGCCTATCTTGGAGTGGAGCAGGCAGCATGA
- a CDS encoding ABC transporter ATP-binding protein, with amino-acid sequence MSRWILDVENLSARYGRVEALVGFSLRVAHGEIATVVGANGAGKSTLLHSILGAVSPTSGKVVFAGAEVTRWPIHQRIEAGLVLVPEGRRILVSMTIEENLLLGAHMRQDTATVRREIDDIYDRFPNLAQRRTQNAACLSGGEQQMLALGRAMLAKPRLLMMDEPSLGLSPLFVTRLFELIRDYNSKGLSVLLVEQNTANALKIAHQATVLELGRVAMQGDAAAIAGSSRLQEAYLGGSAVEAAEVGHVRKSIGRR; translated from the coding sequence ATGAGTAGGTGGATTCTCGACGTCGAGAACTTGTCGGCGCGTTACGGACGCGTCGAGGCACTTGTCGGCTTTTCGCTCCGGGTCGCACACGGTGAGATCGCGACAGTTGTCGGCGCAAATGGAGCCGGCAAGAGTACTCTTCTGCATTCAATTCTTGGGGCAGTCTCGCCAACGAGCGGCAAGGTCGTCTTTGCAGGCGCCGAGGTTACGCGGTGGCCAATTCATCAGCGCATCGAGGCGGGGTTGGTCCTGGTGCCGGAGGGCCGCCGAATTCTGGTGTCCATGACAATCGAAGAGAACCTGCTGCTTGGTGCCCATATGCGGCAGGACACAGCCACCGTACGGCGTGAAATCGACGACATCTACGACCGGTTCCCCAATCTGGCGCAGCGCCGAACCCAGAATGCAGCTTGCTTGTCTGGTGGCGAGCAGCAGATGCTCGCGCTCGGTCGCGCGATGCTGGCAAAGCCACGGCTCCTGATGATGGACGAACCGTCGCTTGGCCTCTCACCACTGTTTGTCACAAGGCTGTTCGAGCTCATCCGGGACTACAACAGCAAGGGGCTGAGCGTACTCCTGGTCGAGCAGAATACCGCGAATGCTCTGAAAATTGCGCACCAGGCGACGGTTCTGGAGCTCGGGCGCGTCGCCATGCAGGGCGATGCTGCTGCGATCGCCGGAAGTTCTCGGCTCCAGGAAGCCTATCTCGGCGGTTCAGCGGTTGAGGCTGCAGAAGTCGGTCATGTGAGGAAGTCGATAGGGAGGCGATAA